From the genome of Roseivivax sp. THAF197b:
TTTCGGCGCCGGTGCCGCGATCGCCCGCGACCTTGGCCGCCACGTCCTGCATGGCGCGGATATCCTCGGCGATGGCCTCGGGATCGGCCCCTGCGCAGGAGGACCGCAGGATCAGGCCCGCATCGCCCTCCATCACCTCATGGGCGATTTCCAGAAGCGCGTCGCGCATCTCCTCGTCGCGGATCTGGCGCGAGACGTTCAGCCCCGGCGCGTCCGGCGTGACGATGGCGTAGCGCGACTTGAACAAGAGCTTCGTGGTCACCGGCACCGCCTTGCCCGGCTCCGCATGACCCGTGACCTGCACCATCAGCGCATCGCCCGGGGCCACGCCCTTGATCTGGCGCAGATAGACCGGCCCGTCCGGTGTGTCGCAGAAGATGCCGCCCTGGCCCTTCATCGGGCGCCTCGCGATGGCGCGGTAGATCGTGCCGGGGGCCGGTTGGTCGCCCGCGACGAACAGATCCTCGAGCCGCCCATCCACCATCAGCGCTGCCGCCTCCCGCTCGCCGATCCGGCCCAATGCGATCTGTGCGCCCTTCATGCCGCACCCTCCTGCCAAATGTTGTGACCCGCTGCCTGCAGAAGCTGCGCGGTCTCCGCAAGCGGCAGGCCCACGATGGCCGAATAGGAGCCCTGCATCCACGGGATCAGCGCCCCCGCAGGCCCCTGAATGCCGTAACCGCCTGCCTTGCCCTGCCAATCGCCGGTGGCGAGATAGCCGTTTACCTCGCTATCGGACAGGGACTTCATCTTCACCTGGCTCACCACGTCCCGTTCCCAGATCCGCGCGCCGCGCTTCACCGCGATGGCCGTCACCACGCGGTGCCGACGTCCGGACAAGGCCCAGAGAAAGGCCGCGGCCTCGCCCGCATCGGCGGGCTTGCCCAGGATGCGTCGGCCCAGCGCCACGGTGGTGTCCGCACAGAGCACGATGTCATCGGAGGCGGCCTCGACCGCGCGGACCTTCTCGCGGGCGATGCGCTGGCAATAGGGCCGCGGCAACTCGCCCTTCAGCGGGGTCTCGTCGATTTCGGGCGGGCGCACGGCGTCGGGCGTCAGCCCGAGCGTTGCCAGCAATTCCAGCCGCCGGGGGCTGCCCGATCCCAGAATAAGCGCCATGATGCGTCCCCCAGACATGCGAGAGGGGCCCGGAGGCCCCTGTCATCGCCGATCCCTTGAATGGTCGGCTTACTTGAAGCGGTAGTTGATCCGCCCCTTGGTCAGGTCGTAAGGCGTCATTTCAACCTGCACCTTGTCGCCTGCCAGAACCCGGATGCGGTTCTTGCGCATCTTGCCTGCCGTATGCGCGATGATCTCATGGCCGTTTTCAAGCTCGACCCGGAACGTCGCATTCGGCAGGAGTTCCTTTACGACACCGGGAAATTCGAGCGTATCTTCCTTGGCCATGGTCTCTCCTGCATTGGGTTTTACACCGCTTCCCGAAGGAAACCGTGCGATGCGCGGTAAATGAGCCCGTTTCACGCTTTTTTCAAGAGGCAATATCACCGCAGCGTTTGGAGCGCCGGCGCTGTGTCGCGGCCCGCCTGGTCCGCCCAATGCGCGCGATTGAGCACGACGCCATCCGCCCGGACGGCGGCGACGCGGCCCAGATCGACCGTCGCATAGGTCCAGCCGGGGGCGTTCAGGCTGCCTTCGGCCAGAACCCCCGTGGGTGGAAAGCCCGTATCCGGCGGCCCGAAGACCCCACCCATGCCGCAATTGGTATCCACCGCCTCCGACCAGGGCGCATCGCCCACCGTCGAGGCCATGACCGTGATGCATTGCGCCTCGAGCGCGCGGGCCATCGCGCCGATCCGCACGCGCCAATATCCCGCAAGCGCTTCGGTGCAGGACGGCACGAGCAAGAGCTCCGCCTCCGCCAACGCTCGGCCCAGAAGCGGGTATTCCCCGTCATAGCAGATGAGACAGCCGATCCGGCCCAGCGTCGTGTCGAAGAGCCGCAACGGCCCGCCCGGCACGACACCCCAGACCTCGCGCTCGAACCGGGTCATGATCTGCTTGTCCTGAATGCCCATCTGCCCACCGGGCGTGAAGAGCCGGGCCCGATTGACGGGACGCGGCCCGATCGACGCATCGAAAACCGGTGCGGAGGCGGCGAGGATATGCACCCCGTGCCGCATCGCCAATTCCCGGTGCAGAGCATCCGCATCGGGAATGCGGTCCGACACTGCGCGCAAGGACGCTTCGAGATCGCCCGCCACGTCGAGGCCCGCCAATGTGGCCAGCTCCATCGCGCCATATTCGGGAAAGACCAGAAGCTCCGCGCCCTGCCCCGCCGCCTCGGCCACCCAATCCCCGATCTTGGTGGCATAAGCGGCCCAGTCGGGCAGGATATCCATCGGGTAAGCGGCGGTCGCGATTTTCATGGGGTGATCCTGTCAGACATGAAAACGGCGGCCCGGTTCCTGGCACCGCGCCGCCGCCTGATCCTCGAGCGCGAAGGCTCAGTTGACGATGGTCGCCTCGGTTGCGGCGCGGATATCGTCCTCGGTCACGCCATCGGCGCATTCCACGATCTTCAGGCCACCCTCGACCACGTCGAGCACGCCGAGATTGGTGATCACGCGGTCGACGACGCCCGTGCCGGTCAGCGGCAGGCTGCATTCCTTGAGAAGCTTCGATTCGCCATGCTTGTTCTGGTGATCCATCACCACGACCACACGCTGCACGCCCGCAACGAGATCCATCGCGCCGCCCATGCCCTTCACGAGCTTGCCGGGGATCATCCAGTTGGCCAGATCGCCGTTCTCGGCCACTTCCATGGCGCCGAGGATGGCCGCTGCGATCTTGCCGCCCCGGATCATGCCGAACGACGTGGCGCTATCGAAATAGGACGTTTCGGGCAGCTCCGTAATGGTCTGCTTGCCCGCGTTGATGAGGTCCGGATCCTCGTCGCCCTCATAGGGGAACGGACCCATGCCGAGCATGCCGTTCTCCGATTGCAGCGTCACGTTGACGCCTTCGGGGATGTAGTTCGGCACCAGCGTCGGGATCCCGATGCCGAGGTTCACATAGGTGCCGTCTTCGAGTTCCTGGGCAGCGCGCGCTGCCATCTGTTCACGATCCCATGGCATGGTTCATGCTCCTTTTTGTGCGAGGTCGTGCGGGTCCACGGGCACATCGACCATGATCACGGTGCCCGCCGCGCCCCGCGCGACATTGATGGTTGCGTCCAGCCCCTCGAGCAGCGCCGAGAGCAGCCTTCCGCCCACGGTCGTCTCCGACGGCCAGTCGATCTTGGAAGGAATGCCCACGCCATCGTCTGACAGGATGAGCCGCAACCCGCCTTCGGTCAGACGCGTCACCCGCAGGTCAATGAAGCCGCGCTCAAGCCCCTCGAAGGCGTGGCTGAAGGCGTTCGACAGCACTTCCGACAGGATCAGCGAAATGCGCAAGGCATCATCGAGATCCACCTGGAGCTGTTCGAATTGCTGCACGACCCGGATGCCCGGCCGGCTTTCGATATAGGTGACGCTGGCCGCGACACGGCTCAGAAGCGCACCAAGGTCGATCCCCACACGGTGGACGTCCTTGTCGCTGCGCTGCAGTTCCTCGTAGGTCAGCTGCAGACATTCCAGACGCCGCGGCATGGCCTCGATCTCGACCATGGGCTCACGCGCGTCTTCCGGCATGTTGGGATGGGCGATGCTGGACAGGATGAGCCCGAGGTCACGATGCACCCGGCCGCTCAGGATATCGACCACGAAGTCGTCCGAATCCGAGGAGAAATCGCCGTCGCGAAGCTCCTTCTGCATTCCGAAGAAGTACATCGGATTGCCGTCTTCCCCGAGGATCGGCGCGATGGTCAGCCGGTTCATGAACGGCTCGCCCGAGGCGCGGTAGTTCAGGATATCCACCGTCACGTCGCGCCCGTTCTCGATCCCGGCGCGGAGCCGGTCTACATCGGCCTTGCGCGTCCGCTCGCCCTGCAGGAAGCGGCAATTGCGCCCGATCACCGCTGAACGGGCATAGCCAGTCGTGCGCTCGAAGGCCGTGTTGACGTAAACGATCGGATTGTCCTCGACCTGCGGATTGGTGATGACAATACCAAGTGCCAGGCGGGAAAATCCCGCCATGGCGGCCCGGTCATCGAGCACCGCGCTCAGTCGCTTGGATTTGACCGTCTCAGCCGACATTGATTCAGGCCGCTTTCTTCCGCGTTGTCACCTTCTCGATGCGCTTCTCGTGATTGCCCTTGATCATGCGATGCACATAGACGCCCGGCAGGTGGATGTGATCGGGATCGAGCGTGCCCGCTTCCACGATCTCCTCGACCTCGACGACGCAGGTCTTGCCGCACATGGCCGCGGGCGGATTGAAGTTGCGCGCGGTCTTGCGGAACACGAGATTGCCCGTCGTGTCGGCTTTCCAGGCCTTCACGATGGCCAGATCGGCGAAGATACCCCGCTCGAGGATGTAATGCTCGCCGTCGAACTCCTTGACCTCTTTGCCCTCGGCGATCTGCGTGCCGTAGCCGGTCTTGGTGTAGAAGCCCGGAATGCCCGCACCGCCTGCACGCATCCGCTCCGCGAGCGTGCCCTGGGGTGTGAATTCCAGCTCCAGCTCCCCCGAGAGGTACTGGCGCATGAATTCGGCGTTTTCGCCCACATAGGACGAAATCATCTTCTTGACCTGACGTGTCTGCAGAAGGATGCCGATGCCGAAATCGTCGACGCCTGCATTGTTGGACGCGAAGGTCAGATCCTTGACACCGGATTGCTTGATCGCCTCCAGAAGCAGCTCGGGAATGCCGCAGAGGCCGAAGCCCCCGGCCGCAATCAGCATGTCGTCATGCAACAGACCCTCGAGCGCCTCGGCTGCGGAATTGTAGACTTTCTGCATGGAAGTCATCCCTCTGAAGCGTGATTTTCATCTTGTTGTGGCGGCGTGCCGACGCGAAGTCAATGCGCCCGCCGGACTTGGCTTTTCCGGGCGGGATACCGCGCCGGTGAGCGGGTGAAACCGCGCCAATTTCCCCCGGCCGAAACCGCGAAACAGCGCAATTTTCTCGAGCAGCGCGCGCCCGTGCGGCGATACGCGGCCAGACCCGAAAGGGCCGCCGCGCATATCGCCCGTGCCGCTATTCCTTCGCGGCGGGCTTTTTCGCCGCGGGCTTTTTGGCGGCAGGCTTTTTTGCCGCAGGCTTCTTGGCCGCCGCCTTCTTCTTGGGCGCGGCCTTCTTCTTGCCCTTGCCGGACTTGGCCTCTTTCTCGGCGATCAGTTCCACCGCCATGGCGACGGTCACATCCTCGGGCTGAACGTCCTTGGGCAGGGTCGCGTTGACCTTTTCCCACTTGATGTAGGGCCCGTAGCGCCCGTCCATCACGTTCATCGCGCCGCCCGCTTCGGGATGCTCGCCCAATTCCTTGAGCGCCTTGGCCGCGGCCCGTCCCCCGCCGCGCTTGGCGGCCTTTTCGGCCAGCACGTCGACGGCGCGGTTGATGCCGATCTCGAAGACCTCATCGACCTCCTTGAGGTTCGCGTAAAGCTTGCCGTGCTTCACGAAGGGCCCGTAGCGGCCGATGCCCGCCTCGATGGGCTCGCCATCTTCGGGATGCTTGCCCACCTCGCGCGGCAGAGAAAGGAGCGTCAGCGCTTTCTCGAGATTCATGTCGTCCGGCGACCAGCCCTTGGGCAGCGACGCGCGTGGCGGCTTCTTGTTCTCTTCAGTCACCTCGCCGCGCTGCACGTAAGGCCCGAAACGCCCCGACCGGAGCGAGATCTCATCGCCCTGATCCTCGCCCAGAACCCGGTCGCCCTGTTCGGCGGCATCGCCCCCGATGGGCCGGGTGTAGCGGCATTCGGGATAACGCGAACAGCCGACGAACCCGCCAGAGCGCGAGGTCTTGAGGTGCAGGCTACCCTCCCCGCACAAGGGACAGAGGCGCGGATCGCTTCCGTCCTCCTTCGGCGGGTAGAGCTGCGGCGCCAGCGCGTCATCCAGCACATCCAGCACTTCGGCGATGCGCAGCTCCGACGTCTCGGCAATGGCCGCCGAGAAATCGCGCCAGAACTTCGCCAGCAGTTCCTTGTAATCCCCCTCGCCCGCCGAGACATCATCGAGCTCGGCCTCGAGCGCCGCGGTGAAATCGTATTCCACGTAGCGCTTGAAGAAGTTCAGAAGGAAGATCGTGACGATCCGGCCTTTATCCTCCGGGAAGAGTCGGTTCTTGTCCTTGCGGACATATTCGCGATCCTGGATCGTCGAGATGACGCTGGCATAGGTCGAGGGACGCCCGATGCCGAGCTCTTCCATCTTCTTGACCAGCGTCGCCTCGGTGTAGCGCGGCGGCGGCTGGGTGAAATGCTGCTCGGGCGTGACGCCCTCCTTGGCGGTCTTCTCCCCTTCCATGATCTGCGGCAGGCGCTTGTCATCATCATCGACGACATCGTCGCGGCCTTCCTCGTAGACCCGCAGGAAACCGTCGAACAGCACGACCTGGCCGGTGGCGCGCAGGCCCACCTCGCCGTCGCGGCTGCCGATCTCGACGGTGGTGCGTTCAAGCCGCGCGGCCTCCATCTGGCAGGCCAGCGTGCGCTTCCAGATCAGGTCATAGAGCTTTTTCTGGTCCGCATCGCGCAGCCCGAGGCTGTCGGCATCCTTGGTCATGTCGGTCGGGCGGATACATTCATGCGCTTCCTGCGCATTCTTGGCCTTGTTCTTGTAGATCCGCGGCGAGGACGGCACGTATTCCGGCCCAAACCGGTCCTTGATCGCGTCGCGCGCCTCGCTCACCGCTTCGGGGGCCATGTCGATGCCGTCCGTCCGCATGTAGGTGATGTGCCCCGCCTCGTAGAGACGCTGGGCGGTCGACATGCAGATCTTGGCGCCCATTCCGAACTTGCGGCTGGCTTCCTGCTGCAGCGTAGAGGTCATGAAGGGGGCCGAGGGGTTGCGATTGGCGGGCTTGGCTTCCACCGAGGTAACCGACAGGTCGCGGCTGGTGATGGCCTGCACGGCCATTTCGGCCTGTGTCTCGTTCTCCAGATCGTATCGGTCGAGCTTCTTGCCCGAGAGGCTGACGAGACGTGCCTCGAAGACCTGCCCGCGCGGCGTTTTCAGCTGCGCTTTGACCGACCAGTATTCGCGCGCCCGGAAGGCCTCGATCTCCATCTCGCGCTCGACGATGAGACGAAGGCACACCGATTGCACCCGGCCTGCCGACCGCGCGCCCGGCAATTTCCGCCACAGCACCGGCGAGAGGTTAAACCCCACGAGGTAATCGAGCGCCCGACGCGCCAGATACGCCTCCACGAGCGGCGCGTCGATGTCGCGCGGGTTGTTCATCGCCTCGGTCACCGCGTCCTTGGTGATCGCGTTGAAGGTCACGCGGCTGACGGCGGTGTCCTTCTTGATCGAGCGGCGCTTGGTCAGCGCTTCCTTGAGGTGCCACGAGATCGCCTCGCCCTCGCGGTCGGGGTCCGTCGCGAGGATGAGCGCGTTGTCGTCCTTCAGCGCATCCGCGATCGCCTTGACGTGCTTGCGGCTGTCATTTGCGATCTCCCAGGTCATGTCGAAGCCGTTATCCGTATCGACCGATCCGTTCTTCGGCGGCAGATCCCGGACGTGACCATAAGAGGCCAGCACCGTGTAATCGGAGCCCAGATACTTATTGATCGTTTTGGCCTTGGCGGGGGACTCGACGACGACAACGGGCATGAAAAAACCTCTGAAAAGACGGGGCAGATATGGCCGCGCTGGACGTGGGGTGCAAGGAGGCAATGTCAAACCACGGCCCTTGCGGCGCGTGTTGCGGGCGAAAAAGAGCCCGCAGATCCGGGACCTGCGGGCTCTGTCATCGCTGTACCGGCGCCCGAAAATGCGGGCGGCCGACTACAAATCAGTCTTAATCGTCTTCCGAGAAGTCCGGCTCGAGCACGCTGTCGACCGGCTCGATATCGCCCGAAACAAGGTCGTCATCGTCGGAGGGAGCCACGACAGGGCGTTCGCCGATGATCGTGCCGTCCTTGGCGTAGATCGGCGTCGTCGATGCGGCCATCGGCTGCGGCTCTTCCTGCTGGGCACAAGCTGCCAGCGTCAGGGCGGAAGCGGAGATCAGGGCGAGCGTCTTGAAAGTCATAGTATCATGTCCTCGTTTCACGTTCTCAGTGTCCGGTCGCGGTATCGACCGTGTTGCTGGCGAAAGAGGCTAAGGCGATCCTAACCGGCATCAACCAAAGCGCGGAAAGAAGGCATGTTTGCAGAAATGAAAGGGAACCTTTTGCCAAGTCCATGAAGCTGCAGTGGTTTATCGCCCAAGGGGCAGGCCGATTTCTGTACACCATCCGGTCTGTTCGGCAGGGCTTTGGCCGCCTGGACCACGAAAAAACGCGCCGCACAGATATGCGACGCGCTCGATAGTCCAAGGTTTTCAGCCTGTCAGCCTGACCCCCTGAAGGTCTTAGTCTTCCTCAACCGGCGCCATCACCGTCGGGCGGTAATCGACGACCGTACCATCCTTGGCGAGGATCGGATCCACGGTGATTTCGACGGTGAAGACCTCTTCCGCACAAGCGGAAAGGCCGAGCGTCGCGGCGAGCAGCAATGCGACTTTTTTCATTGTATGTCCCGTTATCTGTTAAAATTTTCCGAGATCTGCAGCAATCCGGCGTGTGGAAAAGTCTAAAGCACATGCCTTGGCGCGCAAGGCTTCGCATCAATTACGCATTGTAGAGGGCTGTTTTTGTTTCTCTTGGGCAACGCGACGACATGAATTAAGCGCAATGTTGCGGCCTCGGCGTCGCATCATGCCTCTTTGAGCGCGAGCATCCCCCCCGGTGCGCGAGCGATTCGACCGTCGAGTTCAAGATCCGTCAGCACAGGCCCGATCTGTCCCAGCGGATGCCCCAGATCACGAATGAGCTGATCTTCGGCAATCGGCGACGGGCCCAGCCTTTGCAGTATCTGGCGATGCAGATTTGCAATCTCGCGCAGGGGCGGCGCTGCTGGCACCGACGGTTGCGCCACCTCTGATGGCGGACGCAGATCGCGTGCCGCCCGCAGGCGCGCGCCATGCGCTGTGTTCGCCGGGCTGTCCGACAGGTTCAAAGCTTCCTGCACGTCCCGGCTGCCGCGCACCAATTGCGCGCCGTCGCGGATCAGCGCATTGCAGCCCCCCGCTCGCGCGTCGAACGGATGCCCCGGCACGGCCATCACGTCGCGCCCCTGGTCGAGGGCTGCGCGGGCCGTGATCAGCGAGCCGGATTTGAGCGCCGCCTCCACGACGATGACGGCGCGCGCGAGGCCCGAAATCAGCCTGTTCCGCATGGGAAAATGCCTTGCCTTCGGGGCCAGCGTCATGGGCTGCTCGCTGATCCGAAGCCCGCCCGCCGCGACGATATCCTCGGCTAGCCGCGCGTTTTCCTGCGGGTAGAGCACATCGACCCCGCCGCCCATCACGGCGACCGTACCGGTCCCGATCGATGCGGCATGGGCCGCGGCATCGACACCGCGCGCGAGGCCCGAGACCACGACCATGCCCTGCGCGCCCAGATCGGTCGACAGGGATCGCGCCATGCGCAGCCCCAGCGAGGAGGCGTTGCGCGCGCCGATCACCGCGACGAGTGGGCGTTGCAGAACGGCCGTGTCGCCAACAGCCCAGATCATCGGCGGCGCATCGTCAAGATCGTTCAGACCCGCAGGATAATCCGTCTCGCCCTGGAAGATCAGCCGCGCCCGCGCCGTGCGGCCTGCGCGCAGTTCCGCGGCCACGAGGCCTTCGGGACAGATGTGATAATCGGAAAGCCCGGCACCGCGCGCCACATCGGGCAAGGCATCGAGTGCCGCCCGCGCGCTGCCATGCTCCGCCATGAGCCGGAGGTAGGTGGCAATGCCCACCCGGCGGGAGCGCAAGAGACGGAGCCGGTCAAAACGGTCGTCTTCCGTGGTGGGTGGGATTGGGGGGTGAGTGGAAGAAGGATGGTCTTCGGCCATTCGCCCGTCCCCGTCTGCTTGCAGAATCAGGTATAGGGCACGCGGCGTTAACAAGCCCTTAAGGGCAGCGGCATCAATGCGGCGGGCCTGCGAAAATCTTGCGGCGGCCCGCCACGAGCGCGCGGGTCTCAGCCCTGCGCGCCGCCCACCGTCAGCCCTCCGATCAGAACGGAGGGCTGGCCCACGCCCACCGGCACCCATTGACCCTGCTTGCCGCAATTGCCCATGCCCGGATCGAGCGCCATGTCATCGGCGAGCCCGCGGATGTGCTGCAGCGCGGTGGCGCCGTCCCCGATCAGCGTCGCGCCCTTCACCGGAGCGCCCACCTTGCCGTTCTTCACGCGGTAGGCCTCCGTGCAGGAGAAGACGAACTTGCCGTTGGTGATGTCGACCTGCCCGCCGCCGAAACCCACGGCGTAGATGCCGTCCTTCAGCTCCGCCACCAGGTCCTCGCGCTTGGCGGTCCCGCCCAGCATGTAGGTATTGGTCATTCGTGGCATAGGGATATGCGCATAGCTCTCGCGCCGCCCGTTGCCCGTGGGCTCCACCCCCATCAGCCGCGCGTTCTGGCGGTCCTGCATGTAGCCCACGAGGATGCCGTCCTCGATCAACACGTTCTTGCCCGAGGGCGTGCCCTCGTCATCCACGGTGATCGACCCGCGCCGGTCGGGGATCGTGCCATCATCAAGCACGGTCACACCCGGTGCCGCCACGCGCTGCCCCATGAGACCCGCGAAGGCAGAGGAGCCCTTGCGATTGAAATCCCCCTCGAGCCCGTGCCCCACCGCCTCGTGCAGCAGGATGCCGGGCCAGCCGGGGCCCAGAACGATGTCCATGACGCCCGCAGGTGCGGCCTCGGCCGAGAGGTTCATCAGCGCTATACGCAAGGCCTCCCGCGCCTTGGCTTCCCAATCCGCGCGGTCCACGAGACCGTCGAGCAGGACGCGCCCGCCGCCGCCCGCCGTGCCGCTTTCGCGGCGGCCATTCTCCTCGACGATGACGCTGATGTTCAGCCGGGTCATGGGCCGCGTGTCGCTGACCACGCCGCCATCGGCACGCAGGATGGTCACTTCCTGGATCGACGCACCAAGCGAGGCGGACACCTGCACGACGCGCGGATCGAGATCCCGAAGGAAGGCGTCGATGTCGCGCAGGGTCTCCAGCTTGGCGGGGAAGCTCAGACCCGCGATCGGGTCCGCATCGGTATAGAGCCTGCGATTCGTGGGCTGGGGGGCCGGTGCCATCACTCCGCCCCCGTCGCCGATGGCCAGCCGCGCCGTTTCGCCCGCGCGGGCCAGTGCGGCCTCGGAAATCTCGGTCGAATGGGCGTAGCCTGCGACCTCGCCCTTCACGGCCCGCAGACCGAAGCCCTCGGAGGCGTCGTAATTGGCCGCCTTCACGCGGCCATCGTCGAAAACCACGCCCTCGCTGCGTTTACGCTCGAAAAAGAGCTCGCCATCCTCCGCGCCCTCAAGCGCCTGGCGCAGACGCGACAGGGCGGCGTCACGGTCGAGATGCGTCTCTAGCGGGCGGAACGGCGCGTCTGACATGGTGGGTCCTTCTTTGGTCGGATTGAGCGAAAGCGGCTCTTTGCCGCAAGCATCCATCTTTATCTGGATGTAAGAATATGGTTTGAAGCGTCGCAGAGACAATCCGGGGATTCCATTGCATACCGCAGAATGCGGCGCGAACCCCGACCGACGCTGGAACGACAGAACCGATCAAGGTGACATATGCGACTTAAAACGATGCTCCTAGGCCTGCTTGCGGCCACCTTTGCCGCACCGGCCTTCGCCCAGAGCGACGAGGTTGTCGGCGCCCCCTCCGCCGGCGCCATGGGCTTTCAGCCCGCCGTAACCGAACTGGCGCGGGACCTGCAATGGCTCGACGGGATGATCAACATCATCATCACCGCGATCGTTCTGTTCGTGCTCGGCCTGATCCTGTGGTGCATCGTGCGCTACAACAAGAAGGCCAACCCGACACCCGCGGCCTTCACGCACAACACGCCCGTGGAGATCGCCTGGACGCTGGTGCCGATCCTCGTGCTCGTTTTCATCGGCGCCTTCTCGCTGCCGGTTCTCTTCAAGCAGCAGGAAATCCCCGAAGGCGACGTCTTCATCAAGGCGACCGGCTACCAGTGGTACTGGGGCTACGAATACCCCGAAGAGGGCTTCTCCTTTGACAGCTACATGATCGGCTCGCCCGCGACCGGCGGCGACAATTCCTATAATGAGGAAGTCGAGATGCAGCTTGTGGAGGCCGGTTACGAGCCCGAGCACTTCCTGCTCGCCACCGACACCCAGGTCGTCGTGCCCGTGGGCAAGACCGTCGTGGTGCAGGTCACCGGCGGCGACGTGATCCACTCCTGGACCATCCCGGCCTTCGGCGTGAAGCAGGACGGCATCCCGGGTCGTCTGGCGGAACTGTGGTTCGAAGCCGAGCGTGAAGGCATCTATTTCGGCCAGTGCTCCGAGCTCTGCGGCATCGCGCATGCCTACATGCCGATCACCGTGAAAGTGGTCAGCGAAGAGGAATACGCCCAGTGGCTGGAGCAGATGCGCGAGGAATACGCCTCGAACGAAGCTGCACCCGCCACGGACGCGCCGATCCAGATCGCTTCGGCCGAGTGATCTGATCCCAAGATCCGGAGCGGCGCGGGATCCCTCGCGCCGCCCCCTTCCCCTCCGACCCTTCGAGTGCCTGAATGACCGACGCATCGCTGCAAACCGCCTATGAGGACGAACCGCAATTCAGCGACTATTTCGCGCTGCTGAAGCCGCGCGTGATGACGCTTGTGGTGTTCACGGCCTTTGTCGGCCTGCTGGCCGCACCGGTCGGCGTGCATCCCTTCGTCGGTTTCTGCGCGATCCTGTTCATCGCGATCGGCGGTGGCGCCTCCGGCGCGCTCAACATGTGGTGGGATGCGGATATCGATTCGGTGATGCGCCGCACGTCGAAGCGCCCGATTCCCTCGGGCCGCGTCACCGGCGACGAGGCGTTGGCCATCGGCTTGGCCCTGTCGGTCTTTTCGGTGGTGTTCCTAGGCCTCGCGACCAACTGGGTCGCTGCAGGCCTCCTGGCCTTCACCATCTTCTTCTATGCCGTGATCTACACGATGTGGCTGAAGCGCGCGACGCCGCAGAACATCGTCATCGGCGGTGCGGCAGGCGCCTTCCCCCCGATGATCGGCTGGGCCGCGGCCACGGGCGGCGTTTCCGTTGAATCGGTGCTGATGTTCGCGCTGATCTTCATGTGGACGCCCCCGCATTTCTGGGCGCTCGCCCTCTTCATGCGCTCCGACTACGACGATGCGGGCGTGCCGATGCTGACCGTGACCCATGGCCGCCCGGCCACGCGACGTCACATCCTGATCTACACCGTTCTGCTGGCCGCACTGGCGCTCGCGATGGGCGTGACCGCCGTTGCAGGCCCGGTCTACCTCGCCTCCGCGCTGGTGCTGAACGCGCTGTTCCTCAAGGGCGCCGTCCAGATCTGGCGCCGCGATGAGGACATGGCCGAGGCGGACAACTACCTCGTGGAGCGCAAGTTCTTCAAACTGTCGCTGCTCTATCTCTTCGCACATTTTGGCGCGATCCTCGCCGATCAGGCGCTGGCGCGCGTCGGACTGACCTGGGAGGTCTTCCTATGAGCCTCACGCATAAACACGAAATTCACACCCGCCGGTTCAGCCGCAACCTGGGCGTCGGCCTGACGCTCGTGGCACTGATCGGTATCGTCTTCGGCCTGACCTTCGTGAAGGTCACACGCGGCGATTTCGAGGTGCCGCGCGCCAATTCCACGATCATCGGAGATCAGTGATGGCGATGGACGCAAAGACCAAGACCGTGACCCAACTCGTCGGCGTGGCGACCTTCATGGGCGCCATGGCCTGGGCGTCCGTGCCGCTCTACGACTGGTTCTGCGCGGTCACCGGCTATGGCGGCACGACCGGAACGGCCACGGCGTCGTCCGAAACG
Proteins encoded in this window:
- the topA gene encoding type I DNA topoisomerase produces the protein MPVVVVESPAKAKTINKYLGSDYTVLASYGHVRDLPPKNGSVDTDNGFDMTWEIANDSRKHVKAIADALKDDNALILATDPDREGEAISWHLKEALTKRRSIKKDTAVSRVTFNAITKDAVTEAMNNPRDIDAPLVEAYLARRALDYLVGFNLSPVLWRKLPGARSAGRVQSVCLRLIVEREMEIEAFRAREYWSVKAQLKTPRGQVFEARLVSLSGKKLDRYDLENETQAEMAVQAITSRDLSVTSVEAKPANRNPSAPFMTSTLQQEASRKFGMGAKICMSTAQRLYEAGHITYMRTDGIDMAPEAVSEARDAIKDRFGPEYVPSSPRIYKNKAKNAQEAHECIRPTDMTKDADSLGLRDADQKKLYDLIWKRTLACQMEAARLERTTVEIGSRDGEVGLRATGQVVLFDGFLRVYEEGRDDVVDDDDKRLPQIMEGEKTAKEGVTPEQHFTQPPPRYTEATLVKKMEELGIGRPSTYASVISTIQDREYVRKDKNRLFPEDKGRIVTIFLLNFFKRYVEYDFTAALEAELDDVSAGEGDYKELLAKFWRDFSAAIAETSELRIAEVLDVLDDALAPQLYPPKEDGSDPRLCPLCGEGSLHLKTSRSGGFVGCSRYPECRYTRPIGGDAAEQGDRVLGEDQGDEISLRSGRFGPYVQRGEVTEENKKPPRASLPKGWSPDDMNLEKALTLLSLPREVGKHPEDGEPIEAGIGRYGPFVKHGKLYANLKEVDEVFEIGINRAVDVLAEKAAKRGGGRAAAKALKELGEHPEAGGAMNVMDGRYGPYIKWEKVNATLPKDVQPEDVTVAMAVELIAEKEAKSGKGKKKAAPKKKAAAKKPAAKKPAAKKPAAKKPAAKE
- the tldD gene encoding metalloprotease TldD, which encodes MSDAPFRPLETHLDRDAALSRLRQALEGAEDGELFFERKRSEGVVFDDGRVKAANYDASEGFGLRAVKGEVAGYAHSTEISEAALARAGETARLAIGDGGGVMAPAPQPTNRRLYTDADPIAGLSFPAKLETLRDIDAFLRDLDPRVVQVSASLGASIQEVTILRADGGVVSDTRPMTRLNISVIVEENGRRESGTAGGGGRVLLDGLVDRADWEAKAREALRIALMNLSAEAAPAGVMDIVLGPGWPGILLHEAVGHGLEGDFNRKGSSAFAGLMGQRVAAPGVTVLDDGTIPDRRGSITVDDEGTPSGKNVLIEDGILVGYMQDRQNARLMGVEPTGNGRRESYAHIPMPRMTNTYMLGGTAKREDLVAELKDGIYAVGFGGGQVDITNGKFVFSCTEAYRVKNGKVGAPVKGATLIGDGATALQHIRGLADDMALDPGMGNCGKQGQWVPVGVGQPSVLIGGLTVGGAQG
- the dprA gene encoding DNA-processing protein DprA is translated as MAEDHPSSTHPPIPPTTEDDRFDRLRLLRSRRVGIATYLRLMAEHGSARAALDALPDVARGAGLSDYHICPEGLVAAELRAGRTARARLIFQGETDYPAGLNDLDDAPPMIWAVGDTAVLQRPLVAVIGARNASSLGLRMARSLSTDLGAQGMVVVSGLARGVDAAAHAASIGTGTVAVMGGGVDVLYPQENARLAEDIVAAGGLRISEQPMTLAPKARHFPMRNRLISGLARAVIVVEAALKSGSLITARAALDQGRDVMAVPGHPFDARAGGCNALIRDGAQLVRGSRDVQEALNLSDSPANTAHGARLRAARDLRPPSEVAQPSVPAAPPLREIANLHRQILQRLGPSPIAEDQLIRDLGHPLGQIGPVLTDLELDGRIARAPGGMLALKEA
- the coxB gene encoding cytochrome c oxidase subunit II: MRLKTMLLGLLAATFAAPAFAQSDEVVGAPSAGAMGFQPAVTELARDLQWLDGMINIIITAIVLFVLGLILWCIVRYNKKANPTPAAFTHNTPVEIAWTLVPILVLVFIGAFSLPVLFKQQEIPEGDVFIKATGYQWYWGYEYPEEGFSFDSYMIGSPATGGDNSYNEEVEMQLVEAGYEPEHFLLATDTQVVVPVGKTVVVQVTGGDVIHSWTIPAFGVKQDGIPGRLAELWFEAEREGIYFGQCSELCGIAHAYMPITVKVVSEEEYAQWLEQMREEYASNEAAPATDAPIQIASAE